In Paenibacillus antri, a single genomic region encodes these proteins:
- a CDS encoding amidase domain-containing protein — MSWKPALFEYVSAANARETEPVADETLLPAERARLRRLAASYADRGAKPLGCDTRLIVRREREREREVVADLELRRTVYVRTRGVEHAEERVDRERVTLQRTEGGAWAVVRAEPIVQERHAGGPASGFGDAGAPGARTAPFLNERVLVRSYSEGWERASLYDREAARDYAERHWNEPNPQFIHFDVDCTNYVSQCLYAGGAPMAYSAGRESGWWYRGRSGSREHWSYSWSVAHALHWYLMGGRNEGLAADRVPAPEDLAIGDVICYDFDGDGRFEHSAIVTGADGSGMPLVNAHTTNSRARYWDYRDSYAWTDRTDYRFFRIRDRF; from the coding sequence ATGTCTTGGAAGCCCGCATTGTTTGAATATGTCAGCGCCGCCAACGCGAGGGAGACGGAGCCGGTCGCCGACGAGACGCTTCTTCCCGCGGAGCGGGCCCGCCTTCGGCGTCTCGCGGCGTCGTACGCCGATCGGGGGGCGAAGCCGCTCGGATGCGATACGCGATTGATCGTCCGTCGCGAACGGGAGCGGGAGCGCGAGGTCGTCGCCGATCTCGAGCTTCGCCGGACGGTGTACGTTCGGACAAGAGGCGTCGAGCATGCGGAGGAACGCGTCGATCGGGAGCGGGTGACGCTTCAGCGCACCGAAGGCGGCGCTTGGGCGGTGGTGCGGGCGGAGCCGATCGTGCAAGAACGGCACGCCGGCGGCCCCGCGAGCGGATTCGGCGACGCCGGCGCCCCCGGCGCGCGAACCGCGCCGTTCCTGAACGAACGGGTGCTGGTGCGCTCGTATTCGGAAGGATGGGAGCGCGCGAGTCTCTACGATCGGGAGGCGGCCCGCGATTACGCGGAGCGGCATTGGAACGAGCCGAATCCGCAGTTCATCCACTTCGACGTCGATTGCACGAATTACGTGTCTCAGTGTCTGTACGCCGGCGGGGCGCCCATGGCCTACTCCGCCGGCCGGGAATCGGGCTGGTGGTACCGAGGCCGATCCGGCAGCCGCGAGCATTGGAGTTATAGCTGGAGCGTGGCGCACGCGCTGCATTGGTATTTGATGGGGGGCCGCAACGAGGGGCTGGCGGCGGACCGGGTCCCGGCGCCGGAGGATCTTGCGATCGGCGACGTGATTTGCTACGACTTCGACGGCGACGGGCGGTTCGAGCACAGCGCGATCGTCACCGGGGCGGACGGCTCGGGCATGCCGCTCGTGAACGCGCATACGACGAACAGCCGCGCCCGGTACTGGGATTACCGGGATTCCTATGCGTGGACGGATCGGACCGACTACCGGTTTTTCCGGATTCGGGATCGATTCTGA
- a CDS encoding inositol monophosphatase family protein has translation MNNYERETYTVTGKSFTAVAVNMASKAGEYMKSKLGQSLNVQVKTSLHDLVTEVDKGTEILIRKIIRTYFPTHAILGEEGVEPGAEASRLALEAMKDEEYVWIVDPIDGTTNFVHGLPFFSVSIALAHRGEVIVGVVYDPSRDELFVAEKGKGAYVHGKRMSVSPEERLEDSLVATGFPTDRERVLPLALRQIEAVAPRVRNVRSAGSAALHLAYVAAGRLSGFWEANLNAWDIAAGMLLVQEAGGRITDIDGTPYGLQVRDVAATNGRIHEELLDALK, from the coding sequence ATGAACAATTACGAACGGGAGACCTATACCGTCACCGGGAAATCGTTCACCGCCGTCGCCGTCAACATGGCGTCCAAGGCGGGGGAATATATGAAGAGCAAGCTCGGCCAATCGCTGAACGTACAGGTAAAGACGTCGCTGCACGACTTGGTGACCGAAGTCGATAAGGGGACGGAAATCTTGATCCGCAAGATCATCCGCACGTATTTCCCGACGCACGCCATTCTTGGAGAAGAAGGCGTCGAGCCGGGAGCGGAAGCGTCCCGCTTGGCGCTTGAAGCGATGAAGGACGAAGAGTACGTGTGGATCGTCGACCCGATCGACGGCACGACGAATTTCGTGCACGGCCTGCCGTTCTTCTCGGTTTCGATCGCGCTGGCCCATCGGGGCGAAGTGATCGTCGGCGTCGTCTACGACCCGTCGCGCGACGAGCTGTTCGTCGCCGAGAAGGGCAAGGGCGCGTACGTCCACGGCAAGCGCATGTCCGTCTCGCCGGAGGAGCGGCTCGAGGACAGCTTGGTCGCGACCGGCTTCCCGACCGACCGCGAGCGGGTGCTGCCGCTCGCGCTGAGACAGATCGAGGCGGTCGCGCCGAGGGTGCGCAACGTGCGCTCCGCCGGTTCCGCGGCGCTCCATCTCGCGTACGTCGCGGCCGGGCGGTTGAGCGGCTTCTGGGAAGCCAATCTGAACGCATGGGACATCGCGGCGGGCATGCTGCTCGTGCAAGAAGCCGGCGGACGGATCACGGACATCGACGGCACGCCGTACGGACTGCAAGTTCGAGACGTCGCCGCGACGAACGGACGCATACACGAAGAACTGCTCGACGCGCTGAAGTAG
- the fabI gene encoding enoyl-ACP reductase FabI has protein sequence MEPLLNGKNILVMGVANDRSIAWAIAQSLAGQGARLIFTYENERVEERVKKLADTIPGSTVLPCNVTVDEEIDTLSALVKESCGVLHGLVHSIAFAKTEELEGMYVDTSRAGFALAHDISAYSLVAVAQRMHPLMTEGGSIMTMTYLGAERAMKNYNVMGVAKAALEASVRYLAADLGPSNIRVNAISAGPIRTLAAKGISGFNTILKQVEEKAPLRRTTEQAEVGDTAMFLMSHLSRGITGEVIYVDNGYNIVGV, from the coding sequence ATGGAACCTCTATTGAACGGCAAAAATATTCTCGTCATGGGCGTCGCGAACGACCGAAGCATCGCTTGGGCGATCGCGCAGTCGTTGGCCGGGCAAGGGGCTCGGCTCATCTTTACATATGAGAACGAACGCGTCGAAGAACGCGTCAAGAAGCTCGCGGACACGATTCCGGGATCGACGGTGCTGCCTTGCAACGTGACGGTCGACGAAGAAATCGATACCCTCTCCGCGCTCGTGAAGGAAAGCTGCGGCGTGCTGCACGGTCTCGTGCACAGCATCGCCTTCGCGAAGACGGAGGAGCTGGAGGGGATGTACGTCGACACGTCCCGGGCCGGCTTCGCCCTCGCCCACGATATCAGCGCTTACTCGCTGGTGGCGGTAGCGCAGCGCATGCACCCGCTAATGACGGAGGGCGGCAGCATCATGACGATGACGTATCTCGGCGCGGAACGCGCGATGAAGAACTATAACGTCATGGGCGTCGCGAAGGCGGCGTTGGAGGCGAGCGTCCGATACCTGGCGGCCGACCTCGGCCCGAGCAACATTCGCGTGAACGCGATTTCCGCCGGCCCGATCCGCACGCTCGCGGCCAAGGGCATCAGCGGCTTCAACACGATCCTGAAGCAGGTCGAAGAGAAGGCGCCGCTGCGCCGGACGACCGAGCAAGCGGAAGTGGGCGATACGGCGATGTTCCTGATGAGCCATCTGTCCCGCGGCATTACGGGCGAAGTGATCTACGTCGATAACGGGTACAACATCGTCGGCGTATAA
- the uvsE gene encoding UV DNA damage repair endonuclease UvsE has protein sequence MIIRFGYVAMSVHIKNASPSKTMTATQFQKLADREAAVRKLERIAAENLHNTLRLLKHNRGERIKLYRLSSKLVPLLTHELLEGWNPLAVLEPDFRALGDYAKANGMRLSFHPDHFTVLSTPRKDVLAKSIQDLEWHVAMLERMGLDERYKCNIHIGGTYGDKPKAYERFVRQFAALPERLRRRITLENDDKTFTARETLEACKAVGVPMVLDIHHHAVNNDGETIESLWGDIQGTWAAEKERFAASRGAVSALAGFGGGEPEGSGGAAVAVAAEEDELLVPKIHVSSPKSESDPRGHADYVDVDAFHAFAASVASTTPRLDVMIEAKKKDDALFRLVRDIAAKPGVRRIDGASVEL, from the coding sequence ATGATCATCCGTTTCGGCTACGTGGCGATGTCGGTCCACATCAAGAACGCGTCCCCTTCGAAGACGATGACGGCGACGCAGTTCCAGAAGCTCGCCGACCGCGAAGCCGCCGTCCGCAAGCTGGAGCGCATCGCCGCCGAAAATTTGCATAACACGCTTCGGCTCTTGAAACATAACCGCGGCGAGCGGATCAAGCTGTATCGACTCTCCTCCAAGCTCGTACCGCTCCTGACGCACGAGCTGCTGGAGGGCTGGAATCCGCTTGCCGTTCTGGAGCCGGACTTCCGCGCCCTCGGCGACTACGCCAAGGCGAACGGGATGCGGCTCAGCTTCCACCCCGACCACTTCACGGTGCTGAGCACCCCGCGCAAGGACGTGCTCGCGAAGTCGATCCAAGATCTTGAATGGCACGTCGCCATGCTCGAGCGGATGGGGCTCGACGAGCGCTATAAGTGCAACATTCATATCGGCGGGACGTACGGCGACAAGCCCAAAGCGTACGAACGGTTCGTGCGTCAATTCGCCGCCCTTCCGGAACGGCTTCGCCGCCGGATCACGCTCGAGAACGACGACAAGACGTTCACCGCCCGGGAGACGCTGGAGGCTTGCAAGGCCGTAGGCGTGCCGATGGTACTCGACATTCATCACCACGCGGTCAACAACGACGGGGAGACGATCGAATCGTTATGGGGGGACATCCAGGGCACGTGGGCCGCGGAAAAGGAACGCTTCGCCGCATCCCGCGGAGCGGTCTCGGCGTTAGCCGGCTTCGGGGGCGGAGAGCCGGAAGGGAGCGGAGGCGCCGCCGTCGCCGTCGCGGCCGAGGAGGACGAGCTGCTCGTCCCGAAAATCCACGTTTCGAGCCCGAAGAGCGAGAGCGATCCGCGAGGCCACGCCGATTACGTCGACGTCGATGCGTTCCACGCTTTCGCGGCAAGCGTCGCCTCGACGACGCCGCGCCTGGACGTTATGATCGAGGCGAAGAAAAAAGACGACGCCTTGTTCCGCCTCGTTCGGGACATCGCGGCGAAGCCCGGCGTCCGGCGGATCGACGGCGCGTCGGTAGAGCTGTAA
- a CDS encoding D-alanine--D-alanine ligase family protein, whose protein sequence is MKKKTRIGIIYGGKSGEHDASLSTAKAVIGEIDFDKYEVYPIYISKTGEWRMGAQVLAPIDDNKRLTFEQGGAAGVNAEAWAALFGSPASGEPPPAPPLSGTADSSASEPKPVVVSGAPAAAGAAPKMDVAFPLLHGTLGEDGAVQGLLEMLDVPYVGAGVLASAVGMDKVAMKKMFASVGLPQCVYRYFTRKQWERDRSFYLMEIEMSLGYPCFVKPANLGACVGMSKARNREELIEAVREAFLYDRKVIVEEFVDAREIEVSVLGNEAPRASVPGEVVATAGALDYKAKYVDGKSVMTIPADLPLETVQEAQELAVRAFQAIDGSGLSHVDFFLRRDDGKLLVNEINTLPGLTPFSMYPKLWKESGLAYRELLDELIRLAVERREERRNPKYGTDE, encoded by the coding sequence ATGAAAAAGAAGACTCGAATCGGCATTATATACGGGGGGAAATCGGGGGAACACGACGCGTCGCTGTCGACGGCGAAGGCGGTCATCGGCGAAATCGACTTCGATAAATACGAGGTGTACCCGATTTATATTTCGAAGACCGGCGAATGGCGCATGGGCGCGCAAGTGCTCGCCCCGATCGACGACAACAAGCGGCTGACGTTCGAGCAGGGCGGCGCCGCCGGCGTGAACGCGGAGGCATGGGCGGCGCTGTTCGGTTCGCCGGCATCGGGAGAACCCCCGCCGGCGCCGCCCCTGTCGGGGACGGCGGATTCGTCGGCGTCCGAGCCGAAGCCCGTCGTCGTCTCCGGCGCGCCCGCGGCGGCCGGCGCCGCACCCAAGATGGACGTCGCGTTCCCGCTGCTGCACGGCACGCTCGGGGAAGACGGGGCGGTCCAAGGACTGCTCGAGATGCTGGACGTTCCGTACGTCGGCGCGGGCGTGCTCGCTTCGGCGGTCGGCATGGATAAGGTCGCCATGAAGAAGATGTTCGCGTCCGTGGGGCTGCCGCAATGCGTGTATCGTTATTTCACGCGCAAGCAGTGGGAGCGGGACCGCTCCTTCTATCTCATGGAAATCGAGATGTCTCTCGGCTACCCGTGCTTCGTCAAGCCCGCGAATCTTGGCGCGTGCGTCGGAATGTCCAAGGCGCGGAACCGCGAAGAGCTGATCGAGGCGGTTCGCGAGGCGTTCTTGTACGACAGGAAGGTGATCGTGGAGGAGTTCGTGGACGCCCGCGAGATCGAAGTGAGCGTGCTCGGCAACGAGGCGCCTCGCGCTTCCGTTCCGGGAGAGGTCGTCGCGACGGCCGGCGCCTTGGATTACAAGGCGAAATACGTGGACGGCAAGTCCGTTATGACGATTCCGGCGGACCTGCCGCTCGAGACCGTGCAGGAAGCGCAGGAGTTGGCCGTACGCGCGTTCCAAGCGATCGACGGCTCGGGCTTGTCGCACGTCGACTTCTTCTTGAGGCGCGACGACGGGAAGCTGCTCGTCAACGAAATCAACACGCTGCCGGGGTTGACGCCGTTCTCCATGTATCCGAAGCTGTGGAAGGAGAGCGGTCTCGCGTACCGCGAGCTGCTCGACGAGCTGATCCGGCTCGCGGTCGAACGGCGGGAGGAGCGAAGGAACCCGAAGTACGGTACGGACGAATAG